A window of Thermanaerothrix sp. contains these coding sequences:
- the glpX gene encoding class II fructose-bisphosphatase, protein MYAPERNMALELVRATESAAMAAGRWMGRGDKNGADKAAVDAMRYMLNTIHMDGVVVIGEGEKDEAPMLFNGERLGTGEPPEVDIAVDPIDGTRLCAEGQPNAVSVVAVAEKGSLYDPKHIFYMDKIATGPGAAHAIDIEAPVEENLRRVAAALKKSVEDVTVVVLDRPRHEDLIKRIRAMRARIRLIRDGDVAGALMTCKDDSGIDLLLGIGGSPEAVISACAIKCVGGNMQCKLWPRNEEEASRCRELGMDLDRVLTLNDLVSSDNVFFAATGITDGEFLKGVKYQGDRIKTTSMVMRSKSGTIRYVEAIHQLDKLEKISGIEYGPSV, encoded by the coding sequence TTGTATGCTCCGGAGAGGAACATGGCGTTGGAGTTGGTGAGGGCCACCGAATCTGCGGCTATGGCGGCGGGTAGGTGGATGGGGCGAGGGGACAAGAACGGCGCCGATAAGGCTGCGGTTGATGCCATGAGGTATATGCTTAACACGATCCACATGGATGGTGTGGTGGTCATAGGGGAGGGAGAGAAGGACGAGGCCCCTATGCTTTTTAACGGAGAGAGGCTTGGTACCGGCGAGCCTCCTGAGGTTGACATCGCGGTGGATCCCATTGACGGCACCAGGTTGTGTGCGGAGGGGCAGCCAAACGCGGTTAGCGTGGTGGCGGTGGCGGAGAAGGGGTCCTTGTATGATCCCAAGCACATTTTCTACATGGATAAGATCGCCACTGGGCCTGGTGCGGCCCATGCTATAGATATCGAAGCCCCGGTTGAGGAGAACCTGCGCAGGGTGGCGGCGGCATTGAAGAAGTCCGTGGAGGACGTTACGGTTGTGGTGCTTGACCGTCCAAGGCACGAGGATTTGATAAAGCGCATAAGGGCCATGAGGGCCAGGATAAGGCTTATAAGGGACGGAGATGTGGCGGGAGCTCTTATGACGTGCAAGGATGACAGCGGCATAGATCTGCTCCTTGGGATAGGCGGATCTCCAGAGGCGGTGATAAGCGCCTGCGCCATAAAGTGCGTAGGGGGTAACATGCAGTGCAAGCTTTGGCCCAGAAATGAAGAGGAAGCCTCCCGTTGCAGGGAGTTAGGCATGGATCTTGACAGGGTGCTTACCCTCAACGATCTTGTAAGCAGCGACAACGTGTTCTTTGCCGCTACGGGAATAACGGATGGGGAATTCCTGAAGGGGGTTAAGTACCAGGGGGACAGGATAAAGACCACGTCGATGGTCATGAGGTCAAAGAGCGGTACCATCCGGTATGTTGAAGCCATACATCAACTGGACAAGCTGGAGAAGATAAGCGGCATAGAGTACGGTCCGTCCGTTTAG
- the cysS gene encoding cysteine--tRNA ligase, translating to MAFSIFNDLTNKKEPFVPVEEGKVRFYVCGPTVYDYFHIGNARPFIVFDVMRRYLEYLGYEVKYVQNFTDIDDKMINRANEMGITVEELADRFIEAYYQDADALGIKRATVNPKATDEIPHIIELIETLIRKGHAYQADGDVYFDVKSYPVYGKLIRQDLEELQAGARIEVDPRKRHPLDFALWKAQKPGEPAWESPWGLGRPGWHIECSAMCRHHLGETVDIHGGGCDLVFPHHENEIAQSEAATGKPFVRYWVHNGYLMIDKEKMSKSLGNFMTARDLMKKFHPLVIRLFMLSAHYRSPINFSEDNLRQAQSALERLRNGWAEISFALTRQDAGGVSEELRSTIRESREQFINAMDDDLNTAEAMGAVFALVRSANSHIGSQSPLDMEALEEAARFLEEVDQIMGIIGIEKAQSLDQEVEQLIDQRNRARKERNFKEADAIRDKLLSMGIVLEDTPQGTRWKKA from the coding sequence GTGGCTTTTAGCATCTTCAATGATCTCACCAACAAAAAGGAACCCTTTGTGCCGGTGGAGGAGGGCAAGGTTAGGTTTTACGTGTGTGGACCTACGGTTTACGATTACTTCCACATCGGCAACGCAAGACCATTCATAGTCTTCGACGTCATGCGCAGATACCTGGAGTACCTAGGGTATGAGGTCAAGTACGTACAAAACTTCACAGACATAGATGACAAGATGATAAACCGTGCCAACGAGATGGGAATCACCGTTGAGGAGTTGGCCGATAGGTTCATAGAGGCCTATTACCAGGACGCAGACGCCCTTGGGATAAAGCGTGCCACCGTAAACCCCAAGGCCACCGACGAAATACCGCACATCATAGAGCTCATAGAGACCCTGATACGCAAGGGACACGCGTACCAGGCGGATGGGGACGTGTACTTTGACGTTAAAAGCTATCCCGTCTATGGCAAGCTGATCCGCCAGGACCTGGAGGAGCTTCAAGCCGGAGCCCGCATTGAGGTGGATCCACGGAAGCGGCACCCTCTGGATTTCGCCCTTTGGAAGGCCCAGAAGCCGGGGGAACCAGCGTGGGAAAGCCCCTGGGGGTTAGGGCGGCCGGGATGGCATATCGAATGCAGTGCCATGTGCAGGCATCACCTGGGGGAAACCGTGGACATCCACGGTGGGGGCTGCGACCTGGTGTTCCCACACCATGAGAACGAGATAGCCCAGTCAGAGGCCGCCACCGGGAAACCCTTTGTCCGGTACTGGGTTCACAATGGGTACCTGATGATAGACAAGGAAAAGATGTCAAAATCCCTTGGGAATTTCATGACCGCAAGGGACCTTATGAAGAAGTTCCATCCCCTGGTTATAAGGTTATTCATGCTGTCCGCCCATTATAGATCTCCCATAAACTTCTCCGAGGACAACCTGCGCCAGGCTCAAAGCGCCCTGGAGCGTCTACGGAATGGCTGGGCGGAGATATCCTTCGCATTGACCCGGCAAGATGCAGGGGGGGTATCGGAGGAACTTAGATCCACCATAAGGGAGAGCCGGGAACAGTTCATAAACGCCATGGACGATGACCTAAACACCGCTGAAGCCATGGGGGCGGTTTTCGCGTTGGTAAGATCCGCCAACTCCCACATAGGCTCCCAATCCCCGCTGGATATGGAAGCATTGGAGGAAGCGGCCCGTTTCCTAGAAGAAGTGGATCAGATAATGGGCATCATCGGCATAGAAAAGGCCCAATCACTGGACCAGGAGGTAGAACAGCTGATAGATCAGAGAAACCGGGCCAGAAAGGAACGAAACTTTAAAGAGGCAGACGCCATAAGGGATAAACTCCTCAGCATGGGTATAGTGCTTGAGGACACGCCCCAGGGTACTAGATGGAAGAAGGCATGA